A part of Escherichia marmotae genomic DNA contains:
- a CDS encoding MarR family transcriptional regulator, translating into MTILDYIAANPGCSGGEIAAALNTPTTAINAELRRLWRSGSVIRKERKTGGRFSYQINPMPFGCGNPLTNMFNQLLKEARA; encoded by the coding sequence ATGACCATTCTGGACTATATCGCCGCCAATCCGGGGTGTAGCGGTGGAGAAATCGCCGCAGCACTGAATACCCCAACCACAGCCATTAATGCGGAGTTACGCCGACTCTGGCGCAGCGGTTCAGTCATAAGAAAAGAGCGCAAAACAGGCGGTCGCTTTTCTTACCAGATAAACCCGATGCCGTTCGGGTGCGGCAATCCACTTACCAACATGTTTAACCAGCTACTGAAGGAAGCCAGAGCATGA
- a CDS encoding DUF4754 family protein: MGKEYKTLINKALERFYFRLSASGAHAERAARDSLTRAIRSLYDVAFYADALDALNELSELICAAECGEHIEPYKLGNIA; the protein is encoded by the coding sequence ATGGGCAAAGAATATAAAACTCTCATTAACAAAGCACTTGAGCGTTTTTATTTTCGCTTAAGCGCATCAGGCGCTCATGCTGAACGTGCAGCCCGTGACTCATTGACCAGGGCAATCCGGAGTCTGTATGACGTGGCTTTTTACGCTGATGCTCTGGATGCACTTAACGAACTTTCCGAGCTGATCTGTGCCGCAGAATGCGGGGAACATATTGAACCGTATAAGCTGGGGAATATCGCATGA
- a CDS encoding DUF4761 family protein produces MKQQRNSRFRNGAERHANRFTTSASRSNIRYSLSDTHATPDGYPVKQIGEHAWLIEKAGIVVHKCPRNPFTGNRIFALSSGDNQFGQDFTLYEALRTVDRLLRGQSFIKQADL; encoded by the coding sequence ATGAAACAACAACGTAATTCACGCTTTCGTAATGGTGCTGAACGTCACGCTAACCGTTTCACTACCAGTGCATCACGCAGCAACATCCGCTACAGCCTGAGTGATACACACGCAACGCCGGATGGCTACCCAGTAAAACAAATCGGCGAGCATGCCTGGCTGATTGAGAAAGCTGGAATCGTGGTCCACAAATGCCCACGCAATCCGTTTACTGGAAACCGCATTTTTGCTCTAAGCAGCGGCGACAATCAGTTCGGGCAGGATTTCACATTATACGAAGCACTACGCACGGTTGATCGTCTGCTTCGCGGACAAAGTTTTATTAAACAGGCTGATTTATAA
- a CDS encoding Cox family DNA-binding protein, which produces MSESELGGFIQVAPYPLEAVPYQLFAKMIGRKESTVRTMIDAAKLPTIDFVKPGSVKTRASENWVYLPAFNEGMRKAFFEQPKERRDAWLLWLGL; this is translated from the coding sequence ATGAGCGAATCAGAGCTTGGGGGCTTCATTCAGGTAGCACCATATCCACTTGAAGCGGTGCCATATCAACTATTCGCCAAGATGATCGGCCGCAAGGAATCCACAGTCAGAACCATGATTGACGCAGCAAAGCTACCGACAATTGACTTTGTGAAACCAGGTTCAGTAAAGACGCGTGCATCAGAAAACTGGGTATATCTGCCAGCATTTAACGAAGGCATGCGCAAAGCGTTTTTTGAGCAACCGAAAGAACGCCGCGATGCATGGTTGTTGTGGCTGGGGCTTTAG